In the genome of Lynx canadensis isolate LIC74 chromosome X, mLynCan4.pri.v2, whole genome shotgun sequence, one region contains:
- the SOWAHD gene encoding ankyrin repeat domain-containing protein SOWAHD, with translation MAEPRGAANPGRKASLAATALSSRSAAPPRPPRADPSSLGRYRDHAAAAAASRDLHGSPMLSGTGSGRRRGALWELLGLQGAAPAGWLSEERAEEQSPAGPNGPGGGGGGGGGLCLEPHEHAWILAAAEGRLEVLWEQLEAEPGLLLRCDPITGYTVLHWLAKHGCHEELILVYDFAQRRGLQLDVSASGSGGLTPLHLAALQGHDMVIKVLVGALGADPTRRDYSGHRACHYLRPDAPRSLRELSGAEDWETAGGRGRNNANNNSSGCAAAWTLRRTPSAVGATAVEKNYTPRKEKDYAGSRVAQIQGLFRQIFPFFQDR, from the coding sequence ATGGCCGAGCCCCGGGGGGCCGCGAACCCGGGGCGCAAGGCCTCCCTCGCCGCCACCGCGCTGAGCTCGCGGAGCGCCGCGCCACCCCGCCCCCCGAGAGCGGACCCCAGCAGCCTGGGCAGGTACCGGGACcacgccgccgcggccgccgcctcccGGGACTTGCACGGCTCGCCGATGCTCTCGGGAACGGGCAGCGGCCGCCGGCGCGGAGCGCTGTGGGagctgctggggctgcagggggCGGCCCCCGCCGGCTGGCTGTCGGAGGAACGCGCCGAGGAGCAGTCCCCGGCCGGGCCGAACGGTCCGgggggtggcggcggcggcggcggcgggctgTGCCTGGAGCCCCACGAGCACGCGTGGATACTGGCGGCCGCCGAGGGCCGCCTTGAGGTGCTGTGGGAGCAGCTGGAAGCCGAGCCCGGGCTGCTGCTGCGGTGCGACCCGATCACGGGCTACACGGTGCTGCACTGGCTGGCCAAGCACGGGTGCCACGAGGAGCTCATCCTGGTGTACGACTTCGCCCAGCGCCGGGGGCTGCAGCTCGACGTGAGCGCCTCGGGCAGCGGCGGCCTCACGCCCCTCCACCTGGCGGCCCTGCAGGGCCACGACATGGTCATCAAGGTGCTGGTGGGCGCCTTGGGGGCTGACCCCACGCGCCGCGACTACAGCGGCCACCGGGCCTGTCACTACCTGCGACCCGACGCGCCGCGGAGCCTGCGGGAGCTGTCGGGGGCCGAGGACTGGGAGACGGCGGGCGGCAGAGGGCGGAACAACGCCAACAACAACAGCAGCGGCTGCGCCGCCGCGTGGACGCTGCGACGGACCCCGAGCGCGGTGGGCGCGACCGCCGTGGAGAAGAACTACACGCCCCGAAAGGAGAAGGACTACGCGGGCAGCCGGGTGGCGCAAATTCAGGGCCTTTTCCGCCAAATATTCCCCTTCTTCCAGGACCGGTGA